A genomic window from Sorex araneus isolate mSorAra2 chromosome 2, mSorAra2.pri, whole genome shotgun sequence includes:
- the TBL1XR1 gene encoding F-box-like/WD repeat-containing protein TBL1XR1 isoform X2 — translation MSISSDEVNFLVYRYLQESGFSHSAFTFGIESHISQSNINGALVPPAALISIIQKGLQYVEAEVSINEDGTLFDGRPIESLSLIDAVMPDVVQTRQQAYRDKLAQQQAAAAAAVAAATNQQGSAKNGENTANGEENGAHAIANNHTDLMEVDGDVEIPPNKAVVLRGHESEVFICAWNPVSDLLASGSGDSTARIWNLSENSTSGSTQLVLRHCIREGGQDVPSNKDVTSLDWNSEGTLLATGSYDGFARIWTKDGNLASTLGQHKGPIFALKWNKKGNFILSAGVDKTTIIWDAHTGEAKQQFPFHSAPALDVDWQSNNTFASCSTDMCIHVCKLGQDRPIKTFQGHTNEVNAIKWDPTGNLLASCSDDMTLKIWSMKQDSCVHDLQAHNKEIYTIKWSPTGPGTNNPNANLMLAR, via the exons gATTTTCTCACTCAGCGTTTACCTTCGGTATAGAAAGCCATATCAGTCAGTCTAACATAAATGGTGCCCTCGTCCCACCTGCTGCATTAATTTCTATCATCCAGAAAGGTCTACAATATGTAGAGGCAGAAGTTAGTATTAATGAG GATGGTACCTTGTTTGACGGTCGGCCCATAGAGTCTCTGTCACTGATAGATGCCGTGATGCCCGATGTAGTACAAACGAGACAACAGGCTTACAGAGATAAGCTTGCTCAGCAGCAGGCCGCAGCTGCCGCAGCTGTCGCAGCTGCCACGAACCAACAAGGATCTgcaaaaaatggagagaacacGGCCAATGGGGAGGAGAACGGAGCACACGCTATCGCAA ATAACCATACTGATTTGATGGAAGTGGATGGGGACGTTGAAATCCCTCCTAATAAAGCAGTTGTGTTACGGGGCCACGAGTCTGAAGTTTTCATCTGTGCCTGGAACCCCGTTAGTGATCTCTTGGCATCAGG GTCTGGCGACTCCACAGCAAGAATATGGAATCTTAGTGAAAATAGCACCAGTGGCTCCACACAGTTAGTCCTTAGACATTGTATACGAGAAGGAGGGCAAGATGTCCCGAGCAACAAGGACGTGACGTCTCTAGATTGGAAT AGTGAAGGTACACTTCTAGCAACTGGTTCATACGATGGATTTGCCAGAATATGGACTAAAGATg gTAACCTTGCTAGCACCTTGGGGCAGCATAAAGGTcctatatttgcattaaaatggaATAAGAAAGGAAATTTCATTCTAAGTGCTGGAGTAGATAAG ACAACGATTATTTGGGACGCACATACTGGTGAAGCCAAGCAACAGTTTCCTTTTCATTCAG cACCAGCATTGGATGTTGATTGGCAGAGCAACAACACCTTTGCTTCTTGTAGTACAGATATGTGCATTCATGTCTGTAAACTAGGACAAGACAGACCTATTAAAACATTCCAGGGACACACG AATGAAGTAAATGCTATCAAGTGGGACCCAACTGGCAATCTCCTGGCCTCCTGTTCTGATGACATGACTTTAAAG ATATGGAGTATGAAACAAGACAGTTGTGTCCATGATTTGCAAGCacataataaagaaatttataCTATTAAGTGGAGTCCAACAGGGCCGGGGACAAATAATCCAAATGCCAACCTTATGCTAGCAAGGTAa
- the TBL1XR1 gene encoding F-box-like/WD repeat-containing protein TBL1XR1 isoform X3, producing the protein MPDVVQTRQQAYRDKLAQQQAAAAAAVAAATNQQGSAKNGENTANGEENGAHAIANNHTDLMEVDGDVEIPPNKAVVLRGHESEVFICAWNPVSDLLASGSGDSTARIWNLSENSTSGSTQLVLRHCIREGGQDVPSNKDVTSLDWNSEGTLLATGSYDGFARIWTKDGNLASTLGQHKGPIFALKWNKKGNFILSAGVDKTTIIWDAHTGEAKQQFPFHSAPALDVDWQSNNTFASCSTDMCIHVCKLGQDRPIKTFQGHTNEVNAIKWDPTGNLLASCSDDMTLKIWSMKQDSCVHDLQAHNKEIYTIKWSPTGPGTNNPNANLMLASASFDSTVRLWDVDRGICIHTLTKHQEPVYSVAFSPDGRYLASGSFDKCVHIWNTQTGALVHSYRGTGGIFEVCWNAAGDKVGASASDGSVCVLDLRK; encoded by the exons ATGCCCGATGTAGTACAAACGAGACAACAGGCTTACAGAGATAAGCTTGCTCAGCAGCAGGCCGCAGCTGCCGCAGCTGTCGCAGCTGCCACGAACCAACAAGGATCTgcaaaaaatggagagaacacGGCCAATGGGGAGGAGAACGGAGCACACGCTATCGCAA ATAACCATACTGATTTGATGGAAGTGGATGGGGACGTTGAAATCCCTCCTAATAAAGCAGTTGTGTTACGGGGCCACGAGTCTGAAGTTTTCATCTGTGCCTGGAACCCCGTTAGTGATCTCTTGGCATCAGG GTCTGGCGACTCCACAGCAAGAATATGGAATCTTAGTGAAAATAGCACCAGTGGCTCCACACAGTTAGTCCTTAGACATTGTATACGAGAAGGAGGGCAAGATGTCCCGAGCAACAAGGACGTGACGTCTCTAGATTGGAAT AGTGAAGGTACACTTCTAGCAACTGGTTCATACGATGGATTTGCCAGAATATGGACTAAAGATg gTAACCTTGCTAGCACCTTGGGGCAGCATAAAGGTcctatatttgcattaaaatggaATAAGAAAGGAAATTTCATTCTAAGTGCTGGAGTAGATAAG ACAACGATTATTTGGGACGCACATACTGGTGAAGCCAAGCAACAGTTTCCTTTTCATTCAG cACCAGCATTGGATGTTGATTGGCAGAGCAACAACACCTTTGCTTCTTGTAGTACAGATATGTGCATTCATGTCTGTAAACTAGGACAAGACAGACCTATTAAAACATTCCAGGGACACACG AATGAAGTAAATGCTATCAAGTGGGACCCAACTGGCAATCTCCTGGCCTCCTGTTCTGATGACATGACTTTAAAG ATATGGAGTATGAAACAAGACAGTTGTGTCCATGATTTGCAAGCacataataaagaaatttataCTATTAAGTGGAGTCCAACAGGGCCGGGGACAAATAATCCAAATGCCAACCTTATGCTAGCAAG TGCATCCTTTGACTCTACTGTTAGATTATGGGATGTAGACCGAGGGATTTGCATCCACACTTTGACGAAACACCAAGAGCCTGTGTACAGCGTAGCTTTCAGTCCTGACGGCAGATACCTGGCAAGTGGTTCTTTTGACAAATGTGTGCACATCTGGAACACACag